GGGCCGAAAATTCAAACACGCCGCGCCACCTCGCCGAATTCTGGATGGTGGAGCCCGAGGCGGCGTTCTTCACGCTCGAAGACGACATGCAACTGGCGGAGGATTTCGTTAAGCATTTGGTGCGCCACGCGCTTGACCACGATAAGGCCGACCTTGAATTTTTCAACCAGCGCATCGAGCCGGCGCTTCTTTCTTCGCTTGACACAATAGCAAACACGCCGTTTGAGCGCGTGTCGTATTCCGATGCGATCGGCATCCTGGAAAAGGCGAACGACTCGTTTGAGTTCAAGGTGCGATGGGGAAGCGACATCCAGTCGGAGCACGAGCGGTATCTCACCGAAAAGGCGTTCGGAAAACCGGTGATTGTGTACGATTACCCGAAAGCCATCAAGGCGTTTTACATGAAGCAGAACGACGACGGCACAACCGTGCGGGCCATGGACGTGCTCGTGCCGCGCATCGGCGAGCTCATCGGCGGCAGCGAGCGCGAGGACCGCTATGACGTTCTGCGGGCGAGCATTTTCGGGCTCGGCCTCAACGAAAAGGACTACTGGTGGTACCTTGACTTGCGGAAATACGGCGGCGCCCCGCACGCCGGCTTCGGCCTCGGGTTCGAGCGCCTGATGCTCCTGCTCACCGGCCTGCAGAACATCCGCGAGGTGATCCCGTTCCCGCGTTGGCCGGGCAATGCCGAGTTTTGAAATTGCGGACATCGGATTGATGATTGCGGATTGAAAAAGCAAAGCAGGAATTAAACTATTAACTCTTCACTCTTAACTCTTAACTGTTCACTCTCTTCTTCTTTGTGTCTCTGCGGCGATGTTCTCTTTAATGAGTAATGTGGAATAACCTCATGGCCAGAGGCCGTCACCCCACCCGCATCCGCATCGCGCCTCCCGACGAGCAGACCGCCGCGAAGTACCTTCGCTTCTGGCGCGGCATAGACCTTCACCATGAGCCGCAGCGCTTTCCGGGCCTGACGTCGCCGGAAATGTTCGGCAACGGCAATCCGCTCGAAATAGATTTCGGCTGCGGCACCGGCGCGCTGCTATGCGAACGGGCGCAACGGTTTCCCAATGTCAACTTCATAGGCATAGACAAATCGCAAAAACCGCTGTTCTGCGCCGTGCGGCAGGCCGCCGCCGCCGATGCGGGCAACGTCACGTTCATCCGCGGGGATTTCGGCGCCATGCTGGCGCTGCTTCGCCGGGACACGGTTTCGCGGGCCTATTACCTGTTCCCCAATCCGCCTGACGATTACGATAACAAACGCGCCAACGGACGGCGGCGTCGTTTTCTGGAGGCCGCTTATAATTCCTTGACAGCAGGCGGCCAGTTTTATTTCGCCACGGACTCTGAACGGTTTTTTCAGAACATGAAGGATATCGTAAAAATTGATCTGAAGTTCCAAATGGTCGGCCTTGAATTCAATGAGGAGGAGATAAGCTCGAAATACCTGCACCTGTGGAGGGAAAAGGGAAGGGTGGTGATGGGATTGACGGTGGAGAAGAAATGAATTGTTTGGTGGGGGAAGTGCCCCTGGC
This genomic window from Chitinivibrionales bacterium contains:
- the asnS gene encoding asparagine--tRNA ligase translates to MIDTRIRDILESAKPGAVACVAGWVRTKRDAKGFSFVEVNDGSCLASLQVIAEGSLPNYQSEIVKLTTGSAIACEGALVESPGKWQKYELRASKVTVFSIAPPDFPLQKKRHSFEFLREIGHLRPRTNTMGAVARLRSSLSLAVHDFFRGRNFAYVHTPIISASDCEGAGEMFRVTVLPLENVPRDEKGGVDYAKDFFGKKASLTVSGQLEAEIYALALGRVYTFGPTFRAENSNTPRHLAEFWMVEPEAAFFTLEDDMQLAEDFVKHLVRHALDHDKADLEFFNQRIEPALLSSLDTIANTPFERVSYSDAIGILEKANDSFEFKVRWGSDIQSEHERYLTEKAFGKPVIVYDYPKAIKAFYMKQNDDGTTVRAMDVLVPRIGELIGGSEREDRYDVLRASIFGLGLNEKDYWWYLDLRKYGGAPHAGFGLGFERLMLLLTGLQNIREVIPFPRWPGNAEF
- a CDS encoding methyltransferase domain-containing protein; its protein translation is MARGRHPTRIRIAPPDEQTAAKYLRFWRGIDLHHEPQRFPGLTSPEMFGNGNPLEIDFGCGTGALLCERAQRFPNVNFIGIDKSQKPLFCAVRQAAAADAGNVTFIRGDFGAMLALLRRDTVSRAYYLFPNPPDDYDNKRANGRRRRFLEAAYNSLTAGGQFYFATDSERFFQNMKDIVKIDLKFQMVGLEFNEEEISSKYLHLWREKGRVVMGLTVEKK